A region from the Engraulis encrasicolus isolate BLACKSEA-1 chromosome 18, IST_EnEncr_1.0, whole genome shotgun sequence genome encodes:
- the insm1a gene encoding insulinoma-associated protein 1a, which yields MPRGFLVKRNKKATPVSYRVRSDDEEQGQFPVLQTQADALTSRAAAVPCPTHAATSSPNSAPTLQTSRQDAKPVQFGNPEVVYQTLYSPTRPVSKEHERAYFDRRFNLGSPVSAESFPTPAALNSLDHLLFAPVDLKIGTSNSTRGGTTNSVPVTATSNATKRPSSDTTERKRPAPKKPKAIRKLQFEDEVTTSPVLGLKIKEAPVDQKPTPPPSAGDKPLGEFVCQLCREAYGDPLSLAQHKCSRIVRVEYRCPECSKVFSCPANLASHRRWHKLKPQNSKIVPGNHNTNSDLTKMPAGEKGAPTEIAKDTARTELGASDRDTPSPGLSESGSEDGLYDCQHCGKKFKRQAYLRKHILSQHSLQVQDASLGSQTEGKAKASLSPDQQSQNSAPLNLSSSECHLCPVCGENFPTRVSQERHVRLQHSSQVYPCKYCPAMFYSSPGLTRHINKCHPSENRQVILLQMPVRPAC from the coding sequence ATGCCCCGTGGTTTTCTAGTGAAACGGAACAAGAAAGCGACACCTGTTTCGTACAGAGTTCGCTCGGATGATGAGGAACAGGGACAGTTCCCGGTCCTGCAGACTCAGGCGGATGCGCTGACATCCAGGGCGGCGGCGGTACCCTGCCCTACTCATGCTGCAACATCATCACCAAATAGCGCGCCAACTCTGCAGACATCCAGGCAGGATGCTAAGCCCGTGCAGTTTGGGAACCCGGAGGTGGTCTACCAGACGTTGTACAGCCCCACCCGGCCCGTCAGCAAGGAACACGAGCGGGCATATTTCGACAGACGCTTCAACCTCGGATCGCCCGTCTCCGCAGAGTCGTTCCCGACACCTGCTGCGCTTAACAGTTTAGATCACCTCCTGTTCGCGCCGGTGGACCTAAAAATCGGAACCAGCAATAGCACTCGAGGTGGTACCACAAACAGCGTCCCGGTCACCGCTACAAGCAATGCAACCAAAAGACCTTCGTCTGATACCACAGAGCGCAAGAGACCGGCGCCTAAAAAACCCAAAGCAATCAGGAAACTGCAGTTCGAGGATGAAGTCACAACTTCGCCAGTACTTGGACTGAAAATAAAGGAAGCGCCAGTGGACCAGAAGCCGACACCTCCACCTTCTGCGGGTGACAAGCCTCTGGGAGAGTTTGTCTGTCAGTTATGTCGCGAGGCTTATGGCGACCCGTTATCTCTAGCCCAGCACAAGTGCTCGCGCATCGTCAGGGTCGAGTACAGGTGTCCAGAGTGTAGCAAAGTCTTCAGCTGTCCCGCTAACCTCGCGTCCCACAGACGTTGGCACAAGCTGAAGCCCCAAAATTCAAAAATTGTGCCTGGCAACCACAACACCAACTCCGATTTGACCAAAATGCCTGCTGGGGAGAAGGGTGCGCCTACGGAGATTGCCAAGGATACCGCGCGCACGGAGCTCGGGGCCAGCGACAGGGACACACCCAGCCCTGGTCTGTCAGAGTCGGGTTCGGAAGATGGGCTATACGACTGCCAGCACTGCGGGAAAAAGTTTAAGCGCCAAGCTTATTTGAGAAAGCACATTTTGTCTCAACATTCCCTCCAAGTCCAAGATGCCAGCCTAGGTTCCCAGACTGAGGGTAAAGCGAAAGCATCTCTCTCGCCCGACCAGCAGTCTCAAAACTCAGCACCACTCAATCTCAGCTCCTCTGAATGTCACTTGTGCCCGGTATGCGGTGAGAACTTTCCCACCAGAGTCAGCCAGGAGAGGCACGTTCGCCTACAGCACTCCTCGCAGGTGTACCCCTGCAAATACTGCCCGGCTATGTTCTACAGCTCCCCGGGTCTCACGCGACACATCAACAAATGCCACCCGTCTGAAAACCGCCAAGTCATCCTCTTACAAATGCCCGTGCGCCCAGCCTGCTAA